A window of Oncorhynchus tshawytscha isolate Ot180627B linkage group LG10, Otsh_v2.0, whole genome shotgun sequence contains these coding sequences:
- the mterf4 gene encoding transcription termination factor 4, mitochondrial, whose product MSVHATRRLVLQWTLRNATCPVLNLRTILGSDNVRQRGLMTCRLLCSTHNQTSTLHQHTDLSQVQLQPARELSIRALLDMGFTDTQADQLLEAANKGRGGQSEHASSTLMALFVLGLNPSSVLKVLEKCPELFYVKGTQLQQRMDNLRRLGLLEGSLQRVVSHYPQILTLPLRRVNTVARFLREKCAFTVQQATDIIRDSPAVVQDDLGQLEYKFQYTYFRMGVKQAEMVKSKLFRVTLEEVRCRHSFLERRGLYQTPDKKGQTLIVNPKLKDILAFAEETYLADIAMATQEEFKVFQKLMAREWQEEDEEQERDMGADSDDDEEEDEEDMKSGYRQRRKK is encoded by the exons ATGAGTGTTCACGCAACCAGACGTCTG GTTCTACAATGGACCCTGAGAAATGCAACCTGCCCAGTCCTGAACCTAAGAACCATCCTTGGGAGTGACAATGTACGACAACGAGGTTTAATGACATGCAGACTCCTCTGTTCCACCCACAACCAGACTAGCACCCTGCATCAACATACCGACCTGTCACAGGTCCAACTGCAGCCGGCCAGGGAGCTATCCATACGGGCTCTACTTGACATGGGCTTCACAGACACGCAGGCAGATCAACTCTTAGAGGCAGCAAACAAGGGTCGAGGGGGGCAGAGTGAACATGCCTCTTCCACACTCATGGCTCTGTTCGTCCTGGGCCTCAACCCATCTAGTGTGCTGAAAGTCCTGGAGAAGTGTCCAGAGTTGTTTTACGTAAAGGGCACTCAGTTGCAGCAACGTATGGACAACCTGAGGAGACTAGGGCTGCTTGAAG GAAGTCTGCAGCGGGTGGTGAGCCACTACCCCCAGATCCTGACCCTGCCTTTGAGGAGGGTGAACACAGTGGCCAGGTTCCTCAGGGAGAAGTGTGCCTTCACCGTCCAGCAGGCCACTGACATCATCAGAGACTCTCCAGCCGTGGTGCAGGATGACCTGGGACAGCTGGAGTACAAGTTCCAG TACACTTACTTCCGCATGGGGGTCAAGCAGGCGGAGATGGTGAAGTCCAAGCTGTTCCGTGTCACCCTGGAGGAAGTACGCTGCAGACACAGCTTCCTGGAGCGCAGGGGGCTGTACCAGACCCCAGACAAGAAGGGCCAGACTCTCATAGTCAACCCCAAACTCAAAGACATCCTAGCCTTCGCCGAGGAAACTTACCTCGCTGACATCGCCATGGCAACACAGGAGGAGTTTAAGGTGTTTCAGAAGCTGATGGCGAGAGAATggcaggaggaggatgaggagcaggagagggacaTGGGAGctgacagtgatgatgatgaagaggaagatgaggaagacaTGAAAAGTGGCTATAGGCAGAGGAGAAAGAAATGA